In Oryzias latipes chromosome 15, ASM223467v1, the following proteins share a genomic window:
- the psme4 gene encoding proteasome activator complex subunit 4 isoform X2: MTKTQSDNNLGFDSQKDIVYNKLLPYADKLDDESNDILSKIKGNLGRAVQLREIWPGVLFWTRKLSTYMRLYGRKFSKEDHVLFIKLLYELVTIPRLEISIMQGLGRLLINLLKKRELLSREDLELPWRPLYELHDRILFSKTEHLGLNWFPNSVESVLKTLIKSCRPYFSENATQEMLDEWRPLLCPFDVTMQRAISYFELFLPTTLPPELHHKGFQLWFDELITLWESVQNLPGWEVHLVNLFARLANDNIGYIDWDPYIPKIFTKILRSLNLPVGTSQILVPRYVTNAYDIGHVVFWVSSLLGGPSKQAQAQLSGLFNSITSFFHPSNHGRWLMKLMKLLQRLPASVVRRLHRERYRKPSWLTPIPESHKLTEDDITEFVKSMMQPVLLAMFSKTGSLDAAQALQNLALMRPELVIPPVLEKTYPALETLTEPHQLTATLSCMIGVARSLVSGGERFPEGPTHMLPLLIRALPGVDPNDFSKCMITFQFIATFVTLVPLVDCSSALHERTDLTELDRELCSASAEFEDFVLQFMDRCFALIDSSTLEQTREETETEKMTHLESLVELGLSSTFSTILTQCSLDIFKVALEKVFNFATTNIFETRVSGRMVADMCRATAKCHPAESLKLFVPHCCSAINHIAVNEEVLNEEELDKELLWNLQLLSEVSRVDGHKLLPYRSDLLQILQLTLHLKCKQGYTLACNLLHHILRSAALIYPTEYCSVPGGFHQPVGDYLPIRDWGRPGDLWNLNIQWHVPSVEETSLAFYLLDLILQPELQRLQRFATGEQDMSRDDVLKSLTIVHHCLLGAGSLMPPLTGEPIPELVCSMVNLDETTLHTGMEYDQTRENYRDAICSVMRQLLHYILEHSEDDTKSLFLIIKIVSDLLHFKGSHKHEFDSRWKSFNLVKKSMENRLHGRKQHIRALLIDRVMLQHELRKLTMEGCQYRSIHQELMRGLLRLSTSRYSQVRSRAQSVLFTALGTYNFCCRDLIPHVLEFLNPDNSSVTQKQFKGALYCLLGNHNGVCLANLHDWDCISVTWPAIVRSGLSTAMSLEKPSIVRLFDDLADKIHRQYETIGIDFSIPDECCALAKKLMTAGNPLPQALMPSEEEEAEGLKRQKLKNSESVEKYQQLISDLLDCLGNRNMPWKFEHISIGFLSLLLRDDHQLPPAAVTFFVKSLNHDSLYVRKVAISAVAGVMKQIKKPHKKVPISPSELCEMIDTKAIVAGDRPDNQWLQYNSGKLPLTQKDWDACVFVEKTHWGYYCWPRKLMIYAPEKEQPKQNLCREEMTEREQITFDHFSDPVFINQFIEFLSLEDRKGKDKFSPRRFCLFKGLFRNFGDAFLPVLQPHLERLVADSHESKQRCVAEIISGLIRGSKHWSFSKVENLWGVLCPLLHTALANITIETYADWGTCIATACESRDPRKLHWLFEMLMESPVNGEGGSFVDACRLYVLQGGLAQQEWRVPELLHRLLQYLEPKLTQVYKNVRERIGSVLTYIFMIDVNLPFTRPTTSPRIADFTERILLQLKPLTEGDEEIQNHVVEENEVGEQDERTQAIKLLKTVLKWLIASAGRSFTTAVPEQLRLLPLLFKIAPVENDDSYDELKRDAKTCLSLISQGLLYPEQIQMVLTVLKEIAGSSSWHARYSVLTYLQIMVFYNLFTFMSDQKAVADVRGLVIKLLEDEQLEVREMAATTLSGFLQCNFLSMDAPMQAHFEALCKTCLPKKRKRELGSVVDTIPPAGLVRRHAGVLGLSACILSSPYDVPTWMPQLLMDLSAHLNDTQPIEMTVKKTLSNFRRTHHDNWQQHKQQFTDDQLLVLTDLLVSPCYYA; the protein is encoded by the exons atgacaaaaacacaatccGATAACAATTTGGGTTTTGATTCTCAAAAAGATATAGTCTACAACAAACTTTTGCCATACGCGGACAAGCTAGACGATGAATCTAACGATATTTTgagcaaaataaaaggaaatttgGGCAGAGCTGTGCAACTTAGAGAAATATGGCCCGGTGTTTTGTTTTGGACGAGAAAACTTTCCAC gtATATGAGACTCTATGGACGAAAGTTCAGCAAAGAGGACCATGTACTGTTCATAAAGTTGCTCTATGAGCTAGTGACAATCCCCAGACTGGAGATTAGCATTATGCAGGGTCTTGGACGGCTTCTAATTAACCTTCTCAA AAAACGGGAGCTACTGTCAAGAGAGGATCTTGAGTTGCCGTGGAGACCACTGTATGAACTGCATGACAGAATCCTTTTCTCAAAGACGGAGCATCTGGGCCTTAACTGGTTTCCAAA CTCAGTGGAAAGTGTGTTAAAGACGCTCATAAAAAGCTGCAGACC ATACTTCTCAGAGAATGCCACTCAGGAGATGCTGGATGAGTGGCGACCTCTTCTCTGTCCTTTTGATGTCACCATGCAAAGAGCAATCAGTTACTTTGAGCTCTTTTTACCCACAACTCTTCCCCCCGAGCTACACCACAAAGGATTTCA GTTGTGGTTTGATGAGCTCATCACCCTTTGGGAGTCTGTGCAAAATCTTCCAGGCTGGGAAGTT CACCTAGTCAACCTCTTCGCCAGGTTGGCCAATGACAACATTGGCTACATTGACTGGGACCCATATATTCCTAAG ATTTTCACCAAAATCTTGAGAAGTTTGAATCTTCCTGTGGGAACCAGTCAGATCTTGGTACCTCGTTACGTTACCAATGCCTACGACATCGGCCATGTGGTGTTTTGGGTTTCATCGCTCTtg GGAGGACCCAGCAAGCAAGCTCAAGCGCAGCTCAGTGGCCTTTTCAATAGCATCACATCCTTTTTCCACCCATCAAATCATGGCCGCTGGCTG ATGAAGCTCATGAAGCTGCTCCAACGCCTTCCCGCAAGTGTGGTCCGGAGGCTCCACAGAGAGCGCTATCGAAAGCCCTCTTGGCTGACACCAATACCAGAAAGCCACAAGCTAACAGAGGAtgatatcacagagtttgtgaAGAGTATGATGCAGCCAGTTCTGCTCGCCATGTTCAGCAAGACGGGGAGTCTTGACGCTGCCCAGGCGCTACAAAACCTCGCTTTGATGAGGCCTGAGCTGGTGATTCCCCCTGTGCTTGAAAA AACATATCCCGCTCTGGAAACCTTAACGGAGCCCCACCAGCTGACAGCCACTCTAAGCTGCATGATCGGTGTTGCACGAAGTCTAGTGTCGGGCGGGGAGCGCTTTCCTGAGGGGCCAACTCACATGCTGCCCCTGCTCATAAGAGCTTTACCAGGCGTAGACCCAAATGACTTCAGCAAGTGCATG ATCACATTCCAGTTTATTGCTACGTTTGTGACTCTTGTGCCTTTGGTGGACTGTTCGTCTGCCCTGCACGAAAGAACAGACTTGACAGAG TTGGATAGAGAACTGTGCTCTGCCTCCGCTGAGTTTGAAGATTTTGTGCTTCAGTTCATGGACAG ATGCTTTGCTCTGATAGACAGCAGCACTCTTGAACAAACAAGAGAGGAAACCGAAACAGAGAAAATGACTCATTTGGAGAGTTTGGTGGAGCTTGGACTGTCCTCCACCTTTAGCACCATCCTCACCCAGTGCTCTCTGGACATCTTCAAG GTGGCTTTGGAAAAAGTCTTTAACTTTGCGACCACAAACATCTTTGAGACGCGCGTGTCTGGCCGAATGGTGGCTGACATGTGTCGAGCTACTGCCAAG TGTCATCCAGCAGAGTCACTCAAGCTGTTTGTGCCACACTGCTGCAGTGCCATAAACCACATTGCTGTCA atGAGGAGGTTTTAAATGAGGAAGAGCTTGACAAAGAGCTTCTGTGgaatctgcagctgctttccgAG GTTTCTCGGGTGGACGGACACAAGCTCTTGCCGTATCGCTCTGACCTGCTTCAGATTCTGCAGTTGACTCTCCATCTTAAGTGTAAGCAGGGATACACTTTGGCGTGCAACCTGTTGCACCACATCCTTCGCTCTGCTGCCCTCATCTACCCCACAGAGTACTGCAGTGTACCTGGAGGCTTCCATCAGCCAGTCGGTGACTACCTCCCAATTAGG GACTGGGGGCGGCCTGGGGACTTGTGGAACTTGAACATCCAGTGGCATGTTCCCAGTGTTGAGGAGACATCATTGGCCTTTTATTTGCTGGATCTGATCCTCCAGCCTGAACTTCAGCGGCTTCAGAGATTTGCAACAGGAGAACAGGACATGAGCAG AGATGATGTCCTGAAAAGTCTTACCATCGTTCATCACTGTCTTCTGGGAGCAGGCAGCTTGATGCCGCCACTAACCGGGGAGCCCATTCCTGAGTT GGTTTGTAGCATGGTGAATCTGGATGAGACCACCTTGCACACAGGAATGGAGTATG ATCAGACCAGAGAGAACTACAGAGATGCTATCTGCAGTGTGATGAGGCAGCTGCTTC attaTATTCTGGAGCACTCTGAAGATGACACCAAATCTCTTTTTCTGATCATTAAA attGTTAGCGACCTTCTACACTTCAAAGGTTCTCACAAGCACGAGTTTGACTCTCGCTGGAAGAGTTTTAATCTTGTAAAGAAATCAATGGAAAACAGG CTTCATGGCCGAAAACAGCACATCAGAGCTCTACTTATTGACAGGGTCATGCTGCAGCATGAG CTGAGAAAGCTGACGATGGAAGGGTGTCAGTACAGGAGCATTCACCAGGAGCTGATGAGAGGTCTGCTGAGGCTTTCCACAAGTAGATATAGTCAG GTACGCAGCAGAGCTCAAAGTGTGCTCTTCACCGCGCTGGGAACCTACAACTTCTGCTGCAGAGATTTGATCCCTCATGTTCTTGAGTTTCTCAACCCAGACAACAGCAGTGTCACTCAGAAACAATTCAAA GGTGCCTTGTACTGCCTTCTAGGGAACCACAATGGAGTTTGCCTGGCTAATCTCCATGACTGGGACTGCATTTCTGTGACATGGCCTGCTATCGTGCGCTCTGGTCTGAGCACAGCCATGTCTCTGGAGAAGCCCTCTATCGTGCGGCTCTTTGACGATCTCGCTGACAAGATTCATCGCCAGTACGAGACTATTGGCATCGACTTCTCT ATCCCAGATGAGTGTTGTGCTCTGGCAAAGAAACTCATGACTGCAGGAAATCCACTACCGCAGGCTCTTATGCCCTCTGAGGAAGAAGAGGCTGAAGGTCTAAAAAGACAGAAGCTTAAGAATTCTGAATCTGTTGA aaaataccAACAGCTCATTAGTGATCTGCTGGACTGCCTTGGCAACAGAAACAT GCCTTGGAAGTTTGAACACATTTCAATCGGCTTCCTGTCTTTGTTGTTGAGAGATGACCACCAGCTTCCACCTGCAGCTGTTACATTCTTTGTGAAAAGCCTTAACCATGATTCCCTTTATGTTCGTAAG GTGGCGATATCCGCCGTGGCCGGAGTCATGAAGCAGATTAAGAAACCACATAAGAAAGTTCCGATCAGCCCTTCTGAGCTTT GTGAGATGATCGACACAAAGGCTATTGTTGCCGGAGACCGTCCTGACAACCAGTGGCTCCAGTACAACAGCGGCAAACTTCCACTAACGCAGAAAGACTGGGatgcttgtgtttttgtggaaaagACCCACTGGGGATACTACTGTTGGCCAAG aaaactaaTGATTTATGCACCTGAAAAGGAGCAGCCCAAGCAGAACCTGTGCAGAGAGGAAATGACAGAG CGGGAGCAGATCACCTTTGATCATTTTTCCGACCCAGTGTTCATAAATCAGTTCATCGAGTTTCTGTCTCTTGAAGACCGGAAGGGCAAGGACAAGTTCAGCCCTCGCAGATTCTGTTTGTTCAAG GGCTTGTTCCGTAATTTTGGAGATGCCTTTCTGCCGGTGTTGCAGCCTCACTTGGAGCGGCTGGTGGCAGACTCCCATGAGAGTAAGCAGCGCTGTGTTGCTGAGATCATCTCTGGATTAATCAGAGGATCCAAACACTGGAGCTTCTCCAAG GTGGAGAATCTGTGGGGGGTGCTGTGTCCTCTGCTACACACAGCTTTGGCAAATATTACTATAGAAACCTATGCTGATTGGGGCACCTGCATCGCAACCGCCTGC GAAAGCAGAGACCCGCGCAAGCTTCACTGGCTGTTTGAAATGCTGATGGAATCTCCAGTCAACGGGGAGGGCGGCTCTTTTGTAGACGCTTG TCGCCTGTACGTGCTTCAGGGAGGGCTGGCCCAGCAGGAGTGGCGCGTACCCGAGCTTCTGCACAGATTGCTGCAATACTTGGAGCCCAAACTCACTCAGGTCTACAAGAATGTACGAGAACGAATTGGCAg CGTGCTCACGTACATCTTCATGATTGATGTCAACTTGCCGTTCACTCGCCCAACTACCTCCCCGCGCATCGCAGACTTCACAGAGCGAAtcctgctgcagctgaagcCTCTCACAGAGGGGGATGAGGAAATCCAGAACCATGTCGTGGAGGAGAACGAGGTGGGGGAGCAGGATGAGAGGACGCAAGCAATCAAGTTGCTCAAAACAG tgCTTAAGTGGCTGATTGCAAGTGCTGGGCGCTCTTTCACCACCGCCGTCCCAGAGCAACTACGGCTGCTCCCCCTACTCTTTAAG ATCGCTCCAGTCGAGAATGACGACAGTTATGATGAACTGAAGAGAGACGCAAAGACTTGTCTGTCCTTGATATCTCAGGGACTCCTTTACCCAGAACAGATTCAGATGGTCCTCACTGTGTTGAAAGAG ATTGCTGGCAGCAGCTCTTGGCATGCCCGGTATTCAGTACTGACGTACCTCCAGATCATGGTCTTTTACAACCTGTTCACCTTCATGAGTGACCAGAAAGCTGTGGCTGACGTACGGGGACTTGTGATCAAACTGCTGGAGGACGAGCAGCTCGAG gtTCGAGAAATGGCTGCCACCACTCTTAGTGGCTTCCTTCAGTGCAACTTCCTGTCCATGGATGCCCCAATGCAAGCACACTTTGAGGCTCTCTGCAAAACCTGTTTGCcaaagaagaggaaaagagaGCTTGGCTCTGTTGTCGATACCATACCGCCTGCTG GTCTGGTGCGTCGCCACGCGGGCGTGCTCGGGTTAAGTGCTTGTATTCTCTCCAGCCCATATGATGTTCCCACTTGGATGCCCCAGCTTTTGATGGACCTGAGTGCTCACCTTAATGATACGCAGCCCATTGAG ATGACTGTAAAGAAAACTCTGTCAAACTTCCGCCGCACTCACCATGACAACTGGCAGCAACATAAACAACAGTTCACAGATGATCAGCTGTTGGTCCTCACTGATCTGCTGGTCTCCCCTTGTTATTATGCCTAA
- the psme4 gene encoding proteasome activator complex subunit 4 isoform X1, producing MTKTQSDNNLGFDSQKDIVYNKLLPYADKLDDESNDILSKIKGNLGRAVQLREIWPGVLFWTRKLSTYMRLYGRKFSKEDHVLFIKLLYELVTIPRLEISIMQGLGRLLINLLKKRELLSREDLELPWRPLYELHDRILFSKTEHLGLNWFPNSSRHRSSSKHILFKLIQWCSVESVLKTLIKSCRPYFSENATQEMLDEWRPLLCPFDVTMQRAISYFELFLPTTLPPELHHKGFQLWFDELITLWESVQNLPGWEVHLVNLFARLANDNIGYIDWDPYIPKIFTKILRSLNLPVGTSQILVPRYVTNAYDIGHVVFWVSSLLGGPSKQAQAQLSGLFNSITSFFHPSNHGRWLMKLMKLLQRLPASVVRRLHRERYRKPSWLTPIPESHKLTEDDITEFVKSMMQPVLLAMFSKTGSLDAAQALQNLALMRPELVIPPVLEKTYPALETLTEPHQLTATLSCMIGVARSLVSGGERFPEGPTHMLPLLIRALPGVDPNDFSKCMITFQFIATFVTLVPLVDCSSALHERTDLTELDRELCSASAEFEDFVLQFMDRCFALIDSSTLEQTREETETEKMTHLESLVELGLSSTFSTILTQCSLDIFKVALEKVFNFATTNIFETRVSGRMVADMCRATAKCHPAESLKLFVPHCCSAINHIAVNEEVLNEEELDKELLWNLQLLSEVSRVDGHKLLPYRSDLLQILQLTLHLKCKQGYTLACNLLHHILRSAALIYPTEYCSVPGGFHQPVGDYLPIRDWGRPGDLWNLNIQWHVPSVEETSLAFYLLDLILQPELQRLQRFATGEQDMSRDDVLKSLTIVHHCLLGAGSLMPPLTGEPIPELVCSMVNLDETTLHTGMEYDQTRENYRDAICSVMRQLLHYILEHSEDDTKSLFLIIKIVSDLLHFKGSHKHEFDSRWKSFNLVKKSMENRLHGRKQHIRALLIDRVMLQHELRKLTMEGCQYRSIHQELMRGLLRLSTSRYSQVRSRAQSVLFTALGTYNFCCRDLIPHVLEFLNPDNSSVTQKQFKGALYCLLGNHNGVCLANLHDWDCISVTWPAIVRSGLSTAMSLEKPSIVRLFDDLADKIHRQYETIGIDFSIPDECCALAKKLMTAGNPLPQALMPSEEEEAEGLKRQKLKNSESVEKYQQLISDLLDCLGNRNMPWKFEHISIGFLSLLLRDDHQLPPAAVTFFVKSLNHDSLYVRKVAISAVAGVMKQIKKPHKKVPISPSELCEMIDTKAIVAGDRPDNQWLQYNSGKLPLTQKDWDACVFVEKTHWGYYCWPRKLMIYAPEKEQPKQNLCREEMTEREQITFDHFSDPVFINQFIEFLSLEDRKGKDKFSPRRFCLFKGLFRNFGDAFLPVLQPHLERLVADSHESKQRCVAEIISGLIRGSKHWSFSKVENLWGVLCPLLHTALANITIETYADWGTCIATACESRDPRKLHWLFEMLMESPVNGEGGSFVDACRLYVLQGGLAQQEWRVPELLHRLLQYLEPKLTQVYKNVRERIGSVLTYIFMIDVNLPFTRPTTSPRIADFTERILLQLKPLTEGDEEIQNHVVEENEVGEQDERTQAIKLLKTVLKWLIASAGRSFTTAVPEQLRLLPLLFKIAPVENDDSYDELKRDAKTCLSLISQGLLYPEQIQMVLTVLKEIAGSSSWHARYSVLTYLQIMVFYNLFTFMSDQKAVADVRGLVIKLLEDEQLEVREMAATTLSGFLQCNFLSMDAPMQAHFEALCKTCLPKKRKRELGSVVDTIPPAGLVRRHAGVLGLSACILSSPYDVPTWMPQLLMDLSAHLNDTQPIEMTVKKTLSNFRRTHHDNWQQHKQQFTDDQLLVLTDLLVSPCYYA from the exons atgacaaaaacacaatccGATAACAATTTGGGTTTTGATTCTCAAAAAGATATAGTCTACAACAAACTTTTGCCATACGCGGACAAGCTAGACGATGAATCTAACGATATTTTgagcaaaataaaaggaaatttgGGCAGAGCTGTGCAACTTAGAGAAATATGGCCCGGTGTTTTGTTTTGGACGAGAAAACTTTCCAC gtATATGAGACTCTATGGACGAAAGTTCAGCAAAGAGGACCATGTACTGTTCATAAAGTTGCTCTATGAGCTAGTGACAATCCCCAGACTGGAGATTAGCATTATGCAGGGTCTTGGACGGCTTCTAATTAACCTTCTCAA AAAACGGGAGCTACTGTCAAGAGAGGATCTTGAGTTGCCGTGGAGACCACTGTATGAACTGCATGACAGAATCCTTTTCTCAAAGACGGAGCATCTGGGCCTTAACTGGTTTCCAAA TTCTTCACGACATCGCTCATCTTCTAAGCACatactttttaaattgattcAGTGGTG CTCAGTGGAAAGTGTGTTAAAGACGCTCATAAAAAGCTGCAGACC ATACTTCTCAGAGAATGCCACTCAGGAGATGCTGGATGAGTGGCGACCTCTTCTCTGTCCTTTTGATGTCACCATGCAAAGAGCAATCAGTTACTTTGAGCTCTTTTTACCCACAACTCTTCCCCCCGAGCTACACCACAAAGGATTTCA GTTGTGGTTTGATGAGCTCATCACCCTTTGGGAGTCTGTGCAAAATCTTCCAGGCTGGGAAGTT CACCTAGTCAACCTCTTCGCCAGGTTGGCCAATGACAACATTGGCTACATTGACTGGGACCCATATATTCCTAAG ATTTTCACCAAAATCTTGAGAAGTTTGAATCTTCCTGTGGGAACCAGTCAGATCTTGGTACCTCGTTACGTTACCAATGCCTACGACATCGGCCATGTGGTGTTTTGGGTTTCATCGCTCTtg GGAGGACCCAGCAAGCAAGCTCAAGCGCAGCTCAGTGGCCTTTTCAATAGCATCACATCCTTTTTCCACCCATCAAATCATGGCCGCTGGCTG ATGAAGCTCATGAAGCTGCTCCAACGCCTTCCCGCAAGTGTGGTCCGGAGGCTCCACAGAGAGCGCTATCGAAAGCCCTCTTGGCTGACACCAATACCAGAAAGCCACAAGCTAACAGAGGAtgatatcacagagtttgtgaAGAGTATGATGCAGCCAGTTCTGCTCGCCATGTTCAGCAAGACGGGGAGTCTTGACGCTGCCCAGGCGCTACAAAACCTCGCTTTGATGAGGCCTGAGCTGGTGATTCCCCCTGTGCTTGAAAA AACATATCCCGCTCTGGAAACCTTAACGGAGCCCCACCAGCTGACAGCCACTCTAAGCTGCATGATCGGTGTTGCACGAAGTCTAGTGTCGGGCGGGGAGCGCTTTCCTGAGGGGCCAACTCACATGCTGCCCCTGCTCATAAGAGCTTTACCAGGCGTAGACCCAAATGACTTCAGCAAGTGCATG ATCACATTCCAGTTTATTGCTACGTTTGTGACTCTTGTGCCTTTGGTGGACTGTTCGTCTGCCCTGCACGAAAGAACAGACTTGACAGAG TTGGATAGAGAACTGTGCTCTGCCTCCGCTGAGTTTGAAGATTTTGTGCTTCAGTTCATGGACAG ATGCTTTGCTCTGATAGACAGCAGCACTCTTGAACAAACAAGAGAGGAAACCGAAACAGAGAAAATGACTCATTTGGAGAGTTTGGTGGAGCTTGGACTGTCCTCCACCTTTAGCACCATCCTCACCCAGTGCTCTCTGGACATCTTCAAG GTGGCTTTGGAAAAAGTCTTTAACTTTGCGACCACAAACATCTTTGAGACGCGCGTGTCTGGCCGAATGGTGGCTGACATGTGTCGAGCTACTGCCAAG TGTCATCCAGCAGAGTCACTCAAGCTGTTTGTGCCACACTGCTGCAGTGCCATAAACCACATTGCTGTCA atGAGGAGGTTTTAAATGAGGAAGAGCTTGACAAAGAGCTTCTGTGgaatctgcagctgctttccgAG GTTTCTCGGGTGGACGGACACAAGCTCTTGCCGTATCGCTCTGACCTGCTTCAGATTCTGCAGTTGACTCTCCATCTTAAGTGTAAGCAGGGATACACTTTGGCGTGCAACCTGTTGCACCACATCCTTCGCTCTGCTGCCCTCATCTACCCCACAGAGTACTGCAGTGTACCTGGAGGCTTCCATCAGCCAGTCGGTGACTACCTCCCAATTAGG GACTGGGGGCGGCCTGGGGACTTGTGGAACTTGAACATCCAGTGGCATGTTCCCAGTGTTGAGGAGACATCATTGGCCTTTTATTTGCTGGATCTGATCCTCCAGCCTGAACTTCAGCGGCTTCAGAGATTTGCAACAGGAGAACAGGACATGAGCAG AGATGATGTCCTGAAAAGTCTTACCATCGTTCATCACTGTCTTCTGGGAGCAGGCAGCTTGATGCCGCCACTAACCGGGGAGCCCATTCCTGAGTT GGTTTGTAGCATGGTGAATCTGGATGAGACCACCTTGCACACAGGAATGGAGTATG ATCAGACCAGAGAGAACTACAGAGATGCTATCTGCAGTGTGATGAGGCAGCTGCTTC attaTATTCTGGAGCACTCTGAAGATGACACCAAATCTCTTTTTCTGATCATTAAA attGTTAGCGACCTTCTACACTTCAAAGGTTCTCACAAGCACGAGTTTGACTCTCGCTGGAAGAGTTTTAATCTTGTAAAGAAATCAATGGAAAACAGG CTTCATGGCCGAAAACAGCACATCAGAGCTCTACTTATTGACAGGGTCATGCTGCAGCATGAG CTGAGAAAGCTGACGATGGAAGGGTGTCAGTACAGGAGCATTCACCAGGAGCTGATGAGAGGTCTGCTGAGGCTTTCCACAAGTAGATATAGTCAG GTACGCAGCAGAGCTCAAAGTGTGCTCTTCACCGCGCTGGGAACCTACAACTTCTGCTGCAGAGATTTGATCCCTCATGTTCTTGAGTTTCTCAACCCAGACAACAGCAGTGTCACTCAGAAACAATTCAAA GGTGCCTTGTACTGCCTTCTAGGGAACCACAATGGAGTTTGCCTGGCTAATCTCCATGACTGGGACTGCATTTCTGTGACATGGCCTGCTATCGTGCGCTCTGGTCTGAGCACAGCCATGTCTCTGGAGAAGCCCTCTATCGTGCGGCTCTTTGACGATCTCGCTGACAAGATTCATCGCCAGTACGAGACTATTGGCATCGACTTCTCT ATCCCAGATGAGTGTTGTGCTCTGGCAAAGAAACTCATGACTGCAGGAAATCCACTACCGCAGGCTCTTATGCCCTCTGAGGAAGAAGAGGCTGAAGGTCTAAAAAGACAGAAGCTTAAGAATTCTGAATCTGTTGA aaaataccAACAGCTCATTAGTGATCTGCTGGACTGCCTTGGCAACAGAAACAT GCCTTGGAAGTTTGAACACATTTCAATCGGCTTCCTGTCTTTGTTGTTGAGAGATGACCACCAGCTTCCACCTGCAGCTGTTACATTCTTTGTGAAAAGCCTTAACCATGATTCCCTTTATGTTCGTAAG GTGGCGATATCCGCCGTGGCCGGAGTCATGAAGCAGATTAAGAAACCACATAAGAAAGTTCCGATCAGCCCTTCTGAGCTTT GTGAGATGATCGACACAAAGGCTATTGTTGCCGGAGACCGTCCTGACAACCAGTGGCTCCAGTACAACAGCGGCAAACTTCCACTAACGCAGAAAGACTGGGatgcttgtgtttttgtggaaaagACCCACTGGGGATACTACTGTTGGCCAAG aaaactaaTGATTTATGCACCTGAAAAGGAGCAGCCCAAGCAGAACCTGTGCAGAGAGGAAATGACAGAG CGGGAGCAGATCACCTTTGATCATTTTTCCGACCCAGTGTTCATAAATCAGTTCATCGAGTTTCTGTCTCTTGAAGACCGGAAGGGCAAGGACAAGTTCAGCCCTCGCAGATTCTGTTTGTTCAAG GGCTTGTTCCGTAATTTTGGAGATGCCTTTCTGCCGGTGTTGCAGCCTCACTTGGAGCGGCTGGTGGCAGACTCCCATGAGAGTAAGCAGCGCTGTGTTGCTGAGATCATCTCTGGATTAATCAGAGGATCCAAACACTGGAGCTTCTCCAAG GTGGAGAATCTGTGGGGGGTGCTGTGTCCTCTGCTACACACAGCTTTGGCAAATATTACTATAGAAACCTATGCTGATTGGGGCACCTGCATCGCAACCGCCTGC GAAAGCAGAGACCCGCGCAAGCTTCACTGGCTGTTTGAAATGCTGATGGAATCTCCAGTCAACGGGGAGGGCGGCTCTTTTGTAGACGCTTG TCGCCTGTACGTGCTTCAGGGAGGGCTGGCCCAGCAGGAGTGGCGCGTACCCGAGCTTCTGCACAGATTGCTGCAATACTTGGAGCCCAAACTCACTCAGGTCTACAAGAATGTACGAGAACGAATTGGCAg CGTGCTCACGTACATCTTCATGATTGATGTCAACTTGCCGTTCACTCGCCCAACTACCTCCCCGCGCATCGCAGACTTCACAGAGCGAAtcctgctgcagctgaagcCTCTCACAGAGGGGGATGAGGAAATCCAGAACCATGTCGTGGAGGAGAACGAGGTGGGGGAGCAGGATGAGAGGACGCAAGCAATCAAGTTGCTCAAAACAG tgCTTAAGTGGCTGATTGCAAGTGCTGGGCGCTCTTTCACCACCGCCGTCCCAGAGCAACTACGGCTGCTCCCCCTACTCTTTAAG ATCGCTCCAGTCGAGAATGACGACAGTTATGATGAACTGAAGAGAGACGCAAAGACTTGTCTGTCCTTGATATCTCAGGGACTCCTTTACCCAGAACAGATTCAGATGGTCCTCACTGTGTTGAAAGAG ATTGCTGGCAGCAGCTCTTGGCATGCCCGGTATTCAGTACTGACGTACCTCCAGATCATGGTCTTTTACAACCTGTTCACCTTCATGAGTGACCAGAAAGCTGTGGCTGACGTACGGGGACTTGTGATCAAACTGCTGGAGGACGAGCAGCTCGAG gtTCGAGAAATGGCTGCCACCACTCTTAGTGGCTTCCTTCAGTGCAACTTCCTGTCCATGGATGCCCCAATGCAAGCACACTTTGAGGCTCTCTGCAAAACCTGTTTGCcaaagaagaggaaaagagaGCTTGGCTCTGTTGTCGATACCATACCGCCTGCTG GTCTGGTGCGTCGCCACGCGGGCGTGCTCGGGTTAAGTGCTTGTATTCTCTCCAGCCCATATGATGTTCCCACTTGGATGCCCCAGCTTTTGATGGACCTGAGTGCTCACCTTAATGATACGCAGCCCATTGAG ATGACTGTAAAGAAAACTCTGTCAAACTTCCGCCGCACTCACCATGACAACTGGCAGCAACATAAACAACAGTTCACAGATGATCAGCTGTTGGTCCTCACTGATCTGCTGGTCTCCCCTTGTTATTATGCCTAA